In Vagococcus luciliae, one genomic interval encodes:
- a CDS encoding transporter substrate-binding domain-containing protein has protein sequence MKKTLLILSASLLFILGGCTSEKNATESSKKQSDELVVATSGTLFPSSYYNDKNELTGYDIEVTKEIGKRLNKKVTFKEFNVDGMLSAVQTNKADVAANDFSINKKREQKFSLSEPIKYSFGSMVVRKEDNSGIASLDDIKGKKAAGEASTTYMKIAESLGATLVNYDNATNDQYMTDLVKGRTDVILNDYYLQKIAVAALPDMPVKILEDVYFNPSSSGLVINKDNTALKKDIDSAISDMKKDGTLAKIATSFYGEDISKKPSVTISKTIEVE, from the coding sequence ATGAAAAAAACATTACTTATTCTATCTGCATCTTTATTATTTATTTTAGGTGGTTGTACAAGTGAAAAGAACGCAACTGAATCAAGCAAGAAACAATCGGATGAATTAGTTGTTGCCACATCTGGTACACTGTTTCCAAGTTCTTACTATAATGATAAAAACGAACTCACAGGTTATGATATAGAAGTAACAAAAGAAATTGGAAAACGACTAAATAAAAAAGTAACCTTTAAAGAGTTTAACGTTGATGGAATGTTATCTGCTGTTCAAACCAATAAAGCTGACGTGGCAGCAAATGATTTTTCAATCAATAAAAAACGTGAACAAAAATTTAGCTTATCAGAACCTATCAAGTATTCATTTGGTAGCATGGTTGTTAGAAAAGAAGATAATTCAGGTATTGCCTCTTTAGACGATATAAAAGGAAAAAAAGCAGCTGGAGAAGCCTCTACAACTTATATGAAAATAGCCGAGTCTTTAGGTGCTACATTAGTGAATTACGACAACGCAACAAATGATCAATACATGACCGACTTAGTTAAAGGACGTACAGATGTCATCTTAAATGACTACTATTTACAAAAAATAGCTGTTGCTGCCCTACCTGATATGCCTGTAAAAATATTAGAAGATGTTTATTTTAACCCTTCATCTTCAGGACTTGTTATAAACAAAGACAATACAGCGTTAAAAAAAGATATTGATTCAGCGATTTCTGATATGAAAAAAGATGGAACTTTAGCAAAAATTGCCACATCATTTTATGGCGAGGATATTTCTAAAAAGCCATCTGTCACCATTTCAAAAACAATTGAGGTTGAATAG
- a CDS encoding amino acid ABC transporter permease translates to MIIDTKLLVESIPFVLKGLPYTLLISIASFFLGNILASLIYLLRLLNHKVINQFLIIYSSFFRGIPAIVLLFALYFGLPMQLNPIVASILCFGLTSSAFLSEIFRSAMSSVNQGQWEASKALGMPKLLIIREIIMPQAIRIAIGPMSNVAIDLVKGSSLAAMITVSEIFQQAKIIGGREFNFLSMYFLVACIYWGLCIIIEKIQYALEKRFPILS, encoded by the coding sequence ATGATAATTGATACAAAATTACTGGTTGAGTCTATCCCCTTTGTATTAAAAGGATTACCTTATACTTTATTAATCAGTATCGCATCATTTTTTCTAGGGAATATTCTAGCGAGTTTGATTTATTTATTACGATTACTCAATCATAAAGTAATCAACCAATTTCTAATTATTTACTCGTCATTTTTTAGGGGTATTCCTGCTATTGTCTTACTTTTTGCCTTATATTTTGGTTTACCTATGCAACTAAATCCTATTGTAGCGAGTATTCTGTGTTTTGGTTTGACTAGTAGCGCTTTTTTATCTGAAATTTTTCGTAGTGCCATGAGTAGTGTCAACCAAGGGCAGTGGGAGGCTTCCAAGGCTCTAGGTATGCCAAAATTGTTAATCATCCGAGAAATCATTATGCCTCAGGCCATCCGAATTGCCATCGGTCCTATGAGCAATGTCGCGATTGATTTAGTAAAAGGCTCTTCTCTAGCAGCAATGATTACGGTATCTGAAATTTTTCAGCAAGCAAAAATTATTGGTGGAAGAGAATTTAATTTCTTATCCATGTACTTTTTAGTCGCTTGTATTTACTGGGGACTTTGTATAATCATTGAAAAAATTCAATATGCTTTAGAAAAAAGATTTCCTATATTATCGTAG
- a CDS encoding sucrose-specific PTS transporter subunit IIBC, whose protein sequence is MDYKKVAQEINDALGQDNLQAAAHCATRLRLVLKDSGKVNQAALDNIDAVKGTFEVNGQFQIIIGAGEVNKVYKELVALTNVKEVSTSEVKEEAATGKKQNPIMDFIKVLSDIFVPIVPALVAGGLLMALNNVLTAEHLFGPQSVVQMYPVLQDYAGIINLLASAPFAFLPILVGFSATKRFGGNPYLGAAMGMAMVMPDLVNGYGVANAIADGTMNYWHIFGMDVAQAGYQGSVLPVLAVSWILATLEKFFHKRISNAFDFTFTPMLALIITGFLTFMFVGPVMRGVSDGLTDGLVWLYDTTGAIGLGVFGLFYSPIVITGLHQSFPAIETTLLAEVAKTGGSFIFPVASMANVAQGGAALAVMFLTKNEKQKSLATSASISALLGITEPAIFGVNLKLKFPFICAMIASAVATTFIGFFHVLAVAMGPASVIGFISIAPKSIPYYMIGIIISIVVAFITTYLYGKKNGHLFSDATVSSDTNNTAVEINEDPEESIESVQDDVLESPIAGEVVQLKDVNDPVFSQEMMGKGIAISPNDGNVYAPADGELTIVYDSKHAYGIMTDKKAEVLIHIGIDTVQLNGEGFTTEKTSGDIVKKGDLLGTVDLELLKEKGYDSTVMMIVTNTNAFSNVEALNKKEVAAKEDLLVVTQPTE, encoded by the coding sequence ATGGATTACAAAAAAGTCGCACAAGAGATAAACGATGCTTTAGGGCAAGATAACTTACAAGCAGCCGCTCATTGTGCAACCCGTTTAAGGTTAGTGTTAAAAGATTCTGGTAAAGTGAATCAAGCTGCTTTAGATAATATTGATGCAGTTAAAGGAACGTTTGAAGTAAATGGTCAATTTCAGATTATTATTGGGGCAGGTGAGGTGAATAAAGTCTATAAAGAATTAGTTGCTTTAACCAATGTTAAAGAAGTATCAACTTCAGAAGTTAAAGAAGAGGCAGCGACTGGAAAAAAACAAAATCCAATCATGGACTTTATTAAAGTATTATCTGATATTTTTGTTCCAATTGTTCCAGCGTTAGTTGCTGGTGGTTTGTTGATGGCGTTAAACAATGTCTTAACAGCTGAACATTTATTTGGCCCTCAATCAGTTGTTCAAATGTATCCGGTATTACAAGATTATGCAGGAATTATTAATTTATTAGCTTCAGCACCGTTTGCATTTTTACCAATACTAGTTGGGTTTTCTGCAACCAAACGTTTTGGTGGTAATCCATATCTAGGAGCGGCCATGGGTATGGCGATGGTTATGCCAGATTTAGTAAATGGGTATGGTGTAGCGAATGCTATCGCAGATGGTACAATGAATTATTGGCATATTTTTGGTATGGATGTTGCACAAGCTGGCTACCAAGGATCTGTTTTACCAGTTTTAGCAGTATCATGGATTTTAGCTACTTTAGAAAAATTTTTCCATAAACGTATTTCAAATGCTTTTGATTTTACATTTACACCGATGCTAGCATTGATTATCACAGGGTTCTTGACTTTTATGTTTGTAGGACCTGTCATGCGTGGTGTGTCTGATGGATTAACTGATGGCTTAGTATGGTTATATGATACAACAGGAGCAATTGGGTTAGGAGTATTTGGTTTATTTTATTCACCGATTGTGATTACTGGTTTACACCAAAGTTTTCCAGCCATTGAAACGACTCTTTTAGCTGAAGTAGCTAAAACTGGCGGTTCATTCATCTTCCCAGTCGCTTCTATGGCAAATGTGGCACAAGGTGGGGCAGCTTTAGCCGTGATGTTTTTAACAAAAAATGAAAAACAAAAAAGCTTAGCAACTTCAGCAAGTATTTCAGCCTTACTTGGTATTACAGAACCAGCCATTTTTGGGGTTAACTTAAAACTTAAGTTTCCATTTATCTGTGCAATGATAGCTTCAGCCGTTGCAACAACATTTATTGGATTCTTTCATGTTTTAGCTGTTGCAATGGGGCCAGCTAGTGTAATTGGTTTTATCTCAATTGCACCAAAATCTATTCCTTATTATATGATTGGGATTATTATCAGTATTGTAGTTGCTTTTATCACAACTTATTTATATGGTAAGAAAAATGGCCATCTATTTTCAGATGCCACTGTATCTAGTGACACTAATAATACAGCAGTAGAAATAAATGAAGATCCTGAAGAAAGTATTGAATCTGTTCAAGATGATGTGTTAGAATCACCAATTGCTGGTGAAGTCGTTCAATTGAAAGATGTTAACGACCCTGTATTCTCTCAGGAAATGATGGGAAAAGGGATTGCGATTTCTCCAAATGATGGCAACGTGTATGCCCCTGCTGATGGTGAGTTAACTATTGTATATGATTCAAAACATGCGTACGGTATTATGACAGATAAAAAGGCAGAGGTATTAATCCATATTGGGATTGATACAGTGCAATTAAATGGTGAAGGATTTACAACTGAAAAAACAAGTGGTGACATAGTTAAAAAAGGTGATTTATTAGGAACCGTTGATTTAGAATTATTAAAAGAAAAAGGCTATGATTCTACTGTTATGATGATTGTTACTAATACCAATGCTTTTAGTAATGTTGAAGCATTAAATAAAAAAGAAGTAGCAGCTAAAGAAGATTTGTTAGTTGTGACACAACCAACTGAATAA
- a CDS encoding sucrose-6-phosphate hydrolase, producing the protein MVLKKEWTTPDRYKKYNDWDTDYIEELITTVTRSPWRLGYHIQPKTGLLNDPNGFSFFNGKWQLFYQAYPIGPVHGVKSWAHLTSDNLIDWKYEGLALEPDTLFDSHGVYSGSALPVNDKLLLAYTGNVRDDNWQRRSYQLGAWMDTTNHITKIDEPLIDHPPVGFSHDFRDPQIIPFNDGYLLIIGAQTTDNKGKALTYTSKDLQHWTLNGELNFTDEPMGYMVECPNLVFSNDKALLIFCPQGLDKSICHYDNIYPNMYIIGDNYDLETNAITNPTELKNLDEGFDVYATQAFNSPDGRVLAVSWIGLPEVNYPTDDYGWAHCLSIIKELIIKDDKLYQLPAKETEALRLNSIKLPESQTTHYDAKTNCYELEIDCHDSEKGQIKLMTQENGENGLSISFDTTCGKMIIDRSHIGNGFAREYGETREFSISQKPLTLQIFVDESLVEVFINDGEQVATARVFPEAEANHTHVTINTDVPSSITYYELRQTNR; encoded by the coding sequence ATGGTTTTAAAAAAAGAATGGACAACACCTGATAGATACAAAAAATATAATGATTGGGACACTGACTATATAGAAGAATTGATTACAACTGTCACTCGTTCGCCCTGGCGATTAGGTTATCATATCCAACCTAAAACAGGTTTATTAAATGACCCAAATGGTTTTTCTTTCTTCAACGGAAAATGGCAACTATTTTATCAAGCCTATCCAATCGGACCTGTTCATGGTGTTAAATCGTGGGCTCATTTAACCTCTGATAACTTAATCGATTGGAAGTATGAAGGTTTGGCATTAGAACCTGATACGCTTTTTGATAGTCACGGGGTTTATTCAGGATCAGCCTTACCAGTTAATGATAAATTATTACTAGCTTACACTGGAAATGTGCGTGATGATAATTGGCAACGTCGTTCTTACCAACTCGGTGCATGGATGGATACAACTAATCACATTACAAAAATCGATGAACCCTTAATTGATCACCCGCCTGTTGGTTTTTCTCATGATTTTAGAGACCCGCAAATCATTCCATTTAACGATGGCTATCTATTGATTATCGGTGCTCAGACAACTGATAATAAAGGAAAAGCACTAACTTATACTAGTAAGGACTTACAACATTGGACTTTAAATGGTGAGTTAAATTTTACTGACGAACCAATGGGATATATGGTTGAATGCCCAAACCTTGTTTTTTCTAATGACAAAGCGTTGCTTATTTTCTGTCCACAAGGTTTAGATAAATCCATTTGTCATTATGATAATATCTATCCAAATATGTATATTATTGGCGATAATTATGATTTAGAAACTAACGCCATTACTAATCCAACAGAATTAAAAAATTTAGATGAAGGGTTTGACGTATATGCCACACAAGCATTTAATAGTCCTGATGGTCGTGTCTTAGCAGTAAGTTGGATTGGTTTACCTGAAGTGAATTATCCGACAGATGATTATGGTTGGGCTCATTGCTTAAGCATTATTAAAGAGCTAATTATTAAAGATGATAAACTATATCAACTACCCGCAAAAGAAACAGAAGCTTTGCGTCTAAATAGCATAAAATTACCTGAAAGCCAAACAACACATTACGATGCAAAAACAAATTGTTATGAATTAGAGATTGATTGCCATGACTCTGAAAAGGGTCAAATTAAATTAATGACTCAAGAAAATGGAGAAAACGGATTAAGTATCTCCTTTGATACAACTTGTGGTAAAATGATTATCGATCGTAGTCATATAGGGAATGGTTTTGCAAGAGAATACGGAGAAACAAGAGAGTTTTCTATTAGCCAAAAACCTTTAACTCTCCAAATATTTGTAGATGAATCATTAGTGGAAGTCTTTATTAATGATGGTGAACAAGTAGCAACTGCTCGTGTCTTTCCAGAAGCTGAAGCAAATCATACACATGTTACTATTAATACCGATGTTCCTTCTTCTATCACTTATTACGAACTACGACAAACAAA